The genomic segment AAAAGAGTTATCTCAAAAATATAAATATAACATATGAGTCTATCTCAAAATTTAAAAATACGAAAACTATATTTATTCATTTACTAAAATTTCACTTATACAAAACTGTCATTCATTAAGGAAAAGTCAAAAACTCGCCTAAAGGCTCGGACGGATGACTTTTCCTAAATTTATTTCCTGTTTTGTATTGTGAAATTCTAAATAATTCATAAATATAATTTTTACATTTTTTCAATTTTTTGAGATAGACTCACATTATTTTTTATAGTTTTTGGTGATAACTCTTTTTATAATTTAAAAACTACTTTTCTATATATCCGTAGTTAAAGTCTGCTATTCCAGTAATGCTTCTTCTTACAATTCCTTTTATACTAGGATTTATATAGTGATTTTCAACTGAAAAGTACAGAGGTACAATAACAGCTTCATTTACAAGTATCATTTCTGCTTCATTTGTCTTTTTATCCCTTTCATCTCCTGAAGGCATTTTTGAAATTTCTTCAACAAGAAGGTTATACTGTTTTTTTGACCATATACTTTCATTTTTTCCGTCATTCTTTTTCCATCTTTCAAGATAAGAAAGGGCATCATCAAATTTTGGTGACCACGTATTTAAAACTATATCATAATCTCCTGTCCTTGTTCTATTCAGTCTTTCTTTAAAAGGAACGACAGTAACATTTGTTTCCAGTCCCAATTTAGTTTTTAATTCTTCCTGCAGAAATTGAATTTCAAGTTTTTCAGGGTCTGAATTTCCAGATAACAGGTTCAATTTTAATGTTGAAATTCCTAATTCCTTCAATGCTTCAGAATAAAGTTTTTTTGCTTCTTCAATGTCATTATCCTTAAAATTATCAGTATCAGGGTATTTTTCCCTATATTTTTTAGAATGTCCTGAAATTATACTGCTTATTAAGGATTTTGCAACTACTGAACCGTCCTTCTTTATTTCCTTCACATATTTTTTCCTGTCTATTACAAGTAAAATTGCTTTTCTTAACTTTTTATTCTGCAGATATTTGTTGTTTAAATTAAAATCCAGATACCATACTCTTCCATTAAGAAAAGTATCTACCGTCCCTTCTTTTTTGTATTTTTCCAGATGATAGTTTTCAACCCTCGACATATCTATTTCCCTATTTTTTATCAGGTCGTCCACCACTTTGAAATCTTTCGAAATAACATATTTTATCTCAGGTATTTTTATATTTTTACTATTCCAGTAATATTCATTTTTTTCAAGCAATATTTCATTTTCCTTGAGGGAAACTATTTTATACGGACCGTTAAAAAGAAAACTGTCTTGTTTTATTGCATATTTATCTTTATGAATATTATAAAATTCCTCTTTCAGCGGAACTGTAACTGGTAATGTCAGTATATATTTAAAATATGATACAGGATATTCAAGAGTAATCTCTAAAGTTCCTTCATCAATCACCCTTACTCCAAGCTCATTTTCCTGGACTTTTCCTTCATAATAAGCTTCTGCATTTTTTATTGGAAAAAGCATTTCTGCAAACTGGGCAGCAGTTTTAGGATTCAGGACTCTTTTAAAAGCAAACAGAAAATCATTTGCTGTAATTTTACTTCCGTCACTCCATTTGGCATTTTCCCTAATTTTAAACGTAAGTTTATTTCCGTCTTCTTTAAAGCTTTCAGCCACTCCGCCTGTATAGTTTCCGTTTTCATCCAGTCTCAGAAGTCCCTCAAAAATAGATGAATCCACCTGTGCACCGATCATTTCACTGAATAAATGAGGATCCAGAGTTTTATAATCGCTTCCAAGATTAAATACTATCGGATCTTTTTCTTTACTTTTTTTCGTATTTCCATTATTTTTAGAAAAGCATCCTGTCACCAACAGCACTACCGCTAATATAAAAAATAGTATACCTGTATTCCTTTTCACATTTTCTCCTTTAATATTTTTTATAAATAACTTTTTATTTCATCAACCTTATTCAATCTTTCCCAAGGTAAATCTATATCTGTTCTTCCTATATGTCCAAATGCAGCTAAATCCTGATATCTGAACTTAGGTTTTCTCAATTCAAGCTCCCTTTCTATTCCTCTTGGAGTAAGATCAAATATTTTTTCCACTATTTCTTCAATTCTGCCTTCTTCAATCGTAGAAGTTCCGAAAGTTTCCACTCTTACTGAAACAGGTTCTACAACCCCTATTGCATATGAAAGCTGAACTTCACATTTTGTAGCTATTCCTGCCGCAACTATATTTTTTGCAATCCATCTTGCTGCATAGGCGGCAGATCTGTCAACCTTTGAAGGATCCTTTCCTGAGAATGCCCCTCCCCCATGTCTGAAATATCCTCCATAAGTATCAATTATTATTTTTCTTCCTGTCAGTCCTGAATCTCCATGAGGACCACCTATTACAAATCTTCCAGTAGGGTTTATATGATATTTTCTTACATTGGAATAATCAAGTCCATATTTTTCCAGTACTGGCTTTATAACCTGTTCCTTCAAGTCCCCTTCTATTTTTTCCTTTGTTACTTCTTCATCATGCTGCACAGATAGAACAACTGTATCAACACCTTTAATTTTTCCATTTTCATCATAAATAAGCGTTACTTGTGCTTTTGCATCAGGTCTTGCCCATGCTAAAGTTTTGTCTCTTGTAAGTCTTGTAAGCCTTACTATTATTTTTCTTGCAAGTACCATTGCTAAAGGCATAAGTTCTTCTGTCTCATTTACTGCTCCACCAAACATGATTCCCTGGTCTCCTGCTCCTCCAGTGTCTACACCCATTGAAATATCAGGTGACTGTGAATGGATAGTATTAAGTACTCCACAGTCAGAGTCAAATCCCATTCCAGGTTTATACCCTATTTCATCGATTTTATCCCTTACAATTTTCTGTACATCAACATATGTTGTTGTAGTTATTTCCCCTCCTACAACTACAAGTCCTGTTGTTGCAAATGTTTCACAAGCCACTCTGGCATTTACGTCTTCTGAAAGACACGCGTCTAATACTGCATCTGAAATTTGATCACATATTTTGTCAGGATGCCCTGGTGATACAAATTCTGATGTAAAATAAATGTTCTTTGACATTTTTTTCCTCCTTAAATTTAATTTTCAAATTTAGAGTTTTTTATATCAGGTAATTACTTATAAAAAAAACTCTTCACAAAGAAGAGAATTACAAATTCTTATCTTCGCATTTTTTATGCCGGGAATTGGCACCTTATATTTTCATACAGGTTGCCGGATACTAATAACGGGCCCGTCCCTCGTATCTCTCTGGATAAGTTGCATATTTAACTGTTGGTATATTATAAATTATTTTTCTAAATATGTCAATTTTTATTTGATACACTTATAAAATTTTTAACCTGAATTTTTATATAATTTTTTTAGATACTATAATTCTTATATTTTTAGCATTTCTGAATATATTATATTATATTATATTATTTATTCTATTTCACGTCTTCCTTCCAATGATCTTCCCAATGTGGCCATATCAGTAAACTCAATATTTCCACCCATAGGAATTCCACTTGCAATCTGAGACACCTTTACCCCTTTATTTTTCATCATTTTTATAAGATAAAGTGCTGTTGTTTCTCCCTCCATATCAGGATTTAAAGCCAGTATTACTTCCTCCACATCTTTTTCATCAAGCCTTTTCATCAGTTCAGATATATTCAGATCTTCTATTGTCACTCCATTAAGGGGATCTATTTTCCCGCCCAGCACGTGATAAAGACCATTGTAAGTTTCAGATTTTTCAAAAGCTATTACGTCCTTTACACTTTCCACTATACATATGACACTTTTATCCCTTTTCTCACTTGAACAGATTTCACATATTTCCCCCTCACATAAATTTCCACAGATTGAACAGTGTTTTATGCTAGTATATGCATCCTTTATAGTTGAAAGCATATTTTCAATCTCAATTTCATTTTTCTCCAGTATGTCAAAAGCTATCCTCATGGCACTTTTTTTACCTATTCCAGGCAGTTTCCCAAAAACTTCTATAAGCTCATCCAATTTTTTCATTATTTCACCTTTTATTGTATTTTCTATAAATAAAGAGGAGCTTCACAGTCTCGCCAGCTCCCTTTATTTATTTCTTTATCTGTTTTTATTTAATTTAAGAGTTATTATTCTCCAATTCTTTCAATTTTGAATGTATTTGTTGTTCCAGTTTCAGAAATTCCTGTAACAAATACTACTAAATCTCCATTTTTAACTTCTTCGTGAACTGAAGCTATTTCCTTAGCTTTTCTGAAGAAATCATCAGCTACATCAAGGTTTTTCTCAACATATGCTCTGACTCCTCTTACTAAAGACAATTGTCTTGCTGTCTGTTCACTGTCAGTAAGAGCTATTATAGGTACAGTAGGTCCGTATTTTCTTATCATTCTTGCAGCTCTTCCTGTTTTAGTCCAGCAAAGAATTAGTTTGGCATCAAGTGCTTCAGAAGAACTTACTGCTCCTCTTGAAATTGCTTCTGTTACTGTAATATTTCCTGATCCATCGATATCGATATCTTTGTATCTTTTAAATTCATCAGTTCTTTTTGAAATATCTGCCATCATTTTAACAGCTTCTACA from the Leptotrichia sp. oral taxon 215 str. W9775 genome contains:
- the recR gene encoding recombination mediator RecR, yielding MKKLDELIEVFGKLPGIGKKSAMRIAFDILEKNEIEIENMLSTIKDAYTSIKHCSICGNLCEGEICEICSSEKRDKSVICIVESVKDVIAFEKSETYNGLYHVLGGKIDPLNGVTIEDLNISELMKRLDEKDVEEVILALNPDMEGETTALYLIKMMKNKGVKVSQIASGIPMGGNIEFTDMATLGRSLEGRREIE
- a CDS encoding peptide ABC transporter substrate-binding protein: MKRNTGILFFILAVVLLVTGCFSKNNGNTKKSKEKDPIVFNLGSDYKTLDPHLFSEMIGAQVDSSIFEGLLRLDENGNYTGGVAESFKEDGNKLTFKIRENAKWSDGSKITANDFLFAFKRVLNPKTAAQFAEMLFPIKNAEAYYEGKVQENELGVRVIDEGTLEITLEYPVSYFKYILTLPVTVPLKEEFYNIHKDKYAIKQDSFLFNGPYKIVSLKENEILLEKNEYYWNSKNIKIPEIKYVISKDFKVVDDLIKNREIDMSRVENYHLEKYKKEGTVDTFLNGRVWYLDFNLNNKYLQNKKLRKAILLVIDRKKYVKEIKKDGSVVAKSLISSIISGHSKKYREKYPDTDNFKDNDIEEAKKLYSEALKELGISTLKLNLLSGNSDPEKLEIQFLQEELKTKLGLETNVTVVPFKERLNRTRTGDYDIVLNTWSPKFDDALSYLERWKKNDGKNESIWSKKQYNLLVEEISKMPSGDERDKKTNEAEMILVNEAVIVPLYFSVENHYINPSIKGIVRRSITGIADFNYGYIEK
- the metK gene encoding methionine adenosyltransferase, whose amino-acid sequence is MSKNIYFTSEFVSPGHPDKICDQISDAVLDACLSEDVNARVACETFATTGLVVVGGEITTTTYVDVQKIVRDKIDEIGYKPGMGFDSDCGVLNTIHSQSPDISMGVDTGGAGDQGIMFGGAVNETEELMPLAMVLARKIIVRLTRLTRDKTLAWARPDAKAQVTLIYDENGKIKGVDTVVLSVQHDEEVTKEKIEGDLKEQVIKPVLEKYGLDYSNVRKYHINPTGRFVIGGPHGDSGLTGRKIIIDTYGGYFRHGGGAFSGKDPSKVDRSAAYAARWIAKNIVAAGIATKCEVQLSYAIGVVEPVSVRVETFGTSTIEEGRIEEIVEKIFDLTPRGIERELELRKPKFRYQDLAAFGHIGRTDIDLPWERLNKVDEIKSYL